The following are encoded in a window of Drosophila simulans strain w501 chromosome 3L, Prin_Dsim_3.1, whole genome shotgun sequence genomic DNA:
- the LOC6736245 gene encoding RNA polymerase II degradation factor 1 produces MDMHRLIFEVEQRRALWDARHPDHANRPETQRLWNAVAEAVGMDVELCRTKWKNLRCSYRRSNRRSGVLKHQQSPSPGHQWSYAEAMSFLDGQREERDNSNNGEEEMESALKTEAESMPMLSTFKSEEVSAADEMEADNDALMREFQNVSTPQALRRLSENISLASAAAEEQVPHTAAQLSPNLSQGSAIAAAAANSCHCAKRVDEQVDFLESLEREEQQLMQSTSQDLARCKSVLHVGDSDYNYLISFLPLMKQMTPFQNVFFRAKMGELLLQTMQQPPVQQQLQQQQQPRQQLQLQQQPEQRQQQPSQMLLNQQQMALDQAQVSTSSTNWN; encoded by the exons ATGGACATGCACAGGCTGATCTTCGAGGTGGAGCAGCGCCGGGCTCTCTGGGACGCGAGGCACCCGGACCACGCCAACCGCCCGGAGACCCAGCGCCTCTGGAACGCCGTCGCGGAGGCCGTCGGAATGGATG TTGAGCTTTGCCGAACCAAGTGGAAAAATCTGCGTTGCAGTTATCGCCGAAGTAACCGGCGTAGTGGCGTCTTGAAGCACCAGCAGTCGCCTTCGCCGGGTCACCAGTGGTCATATGCGGAGGCCATGAGCTTCCTGGACGGCCAGCGGGAGGAACGTgataacagcaacaacgggGAGGAGGAGATGGAGAGCGCGCTGAAGACTGAAGCCGAGTCCATGCCCATGTTGTCGACCTTTAAGAGCGAGGAAGTCTCAGCTGCGGATGAAATGGAGGCGGACAACGATGCGCTGATGCGCGAATTCCAGAACGTGTCCACTCCCCAGGCGTTGCGAAGGCTCTCCGAAAACATCTCATTGGCCAgtgcggcggcggaggagcaggtgcCTCACACGGCCGCCCAGTTGAGTCCGAATTTGAGTCAGGGAAGTGCCAttgccgccgcagcagccaaCAGTTGCCATTGCGCGAAGAGAGTGGACGAACAGGTCGACTTCCTGGAGAGTCTGGAAcgcgaggagcagcagctgatgCAGTCCACCAGCCAGGATCTGGCCAGGTGCAAGAGTGTCCTCCATGTGGGCGACTCCGACTACAACTACCTGATCAGCTTTCTGCCGCTGATGAAGCAAATGACGCCCTTCCAGAATGTCTTCTTCAGGGCCAAGATGGGGGAGCTACTGCTGCAGACGATGCAGCAGCCTCcggtgcagcagcagttgcagcaacagcagcagccgcggcagcaactgcaactgcaacagcaacctgagcagcggcagcagcagccctcGCAAATGTTGTTGAACCAACAGCAAATGGCCTTGGATCAGGCGCAAGTGAGCACAAGCTCCACGAATTGGAACTGA
- the LOC123327181 gene encoding uncharacterized protein LOC123327181 produces MSNIATYIPTFGNYQHLLEGNQLQTKTNLRLPSTAGNQFASSFLWHAAAAAVEKLKSSTWPPPSPRFNPRIGGNLIRIVDMCVECPEQLCDICSSHFGIGNCAADKGGEPRTRTEIQN; encoded by the exons ATGTCCAATATAG cgaCTTATATCCCAACATTTGGCAACTATCAGCATCTTCTAGAGGGGAACCAACTTCAAACCAAGACCAATCTGCGACTTCCATCGACGGCTGGCAACCAGTTCGCCTcatcatttttatggcatgcagccgccgccgccgtcgaaAAACTGAAGAGCAGCACATGGCCACCGCCTTCTCCTCGATTTAACCCCAGAATCGGAGGAAATCTCATTCGGATCGTGGACATGTGCGTGGAATGCCCCGAGCAGCTGTGCGATATCTGCTCCTCACATTTTGGCATCGGAAACTGTGCAGCGGATAAAGGAGGAGAACCCCGAACCCGAACTGAAATTCAGAACTGA